The Cohnella abietis genome has a segment encoding these proteins:
- a CDS encoding DedA family protein, whose translation MEWINHIFEQYGYLVLFLGLFTESLALPFPGELAMAFSGHWAAIGHFNLIIVIACAFLGATVGTTITYYLGKKLGMPFFTKYGKYILLNAKRLEKLMMWFEKYGSKLLLISYFIPGFRHFTGYFAGMSGIRLRSFLFFNHLGALLWVLTYVMIGRVFSDQFEKLINMISKYSMRFVLCIVVVVLLVYLIKKYTTIFLAKRMPREKISSSEK comes from the coding sequence ATGGAATGGATTAATCATATTTTTGAGCAATATGGGTATTTGGTGTTGTTTCTCGGTTTGTTTACGGAATCACTAGCACTCCCTTTTCCTGGGGAGCTCGCGATGGCTTTTTCAGGGCACTGGGCAGCCATTGGTCATTTTAATCTAATAATCGTTATTGCTTGTGCGTTTCTTGGTGCTACGGTAGGTACGACGATTACTTATTATTTGGGAAAGAAGCTGGGAATGCCCTTCTTTACGAAATACGGAAAGTACATTTTATTAAATGCTAAACGACTAGAAAAGCTAATGATGTGGTTTGAAAAGTACGGAAGCAAGCTGTTATTGATCAGCTATTTCATCCCGGGATTTCGTCATTTTACAGGCTATTTCGCAGGGATGTCAGGCATCCGTTTACGTTCATTTTTATTTTTTAATCATTTAGGAGCCTTATTGTGGGTGCTGACTTATGTGATGATTGGCCGCGTCTTCAGCGATCAGTTTGAAAAATTAATAAATATGATTTCTAAATATTCGATGAGATTCGTATTGTGTATTGTAGTGGTGGTATTGCTCGTCTATTTAATCAAAAAATACACAACAATCTTTTTAGCCAAAAGAATGCCCCGAGAAAAAATATCTAGCTCTGAAAAATAA